The genomic stretch CCCATTTCCGGCCTCGCCGGTGCGTGCATGCGCGCGCGAGGGACGGCAAGTGAGCTCAGCTCCAGCACGCAATCGGCAGCAGAGTGAGCTCACCCTCTCCCTCCGTCGCTGCTCCGCGGTGAGGAGAACTCCCGGCTTGCTACTAAGCTACTAGCTACCACAACTGTCTGTTGccgcctcctgctgctgctctcAGGGAGCTCTCGTTTTAGATCAGCGCATGTGCTTCTTGGGAGAGATTTCCGCGGTGCTGTTTCTTTTTCAGCCTCGAATTAGGATTTCCAGGGGAAATCAGGGGACGCCACTAGCCCACTATAGTGTTCCGCTGccggctaaggccttgtttagtttgggaaaaattttggatttcgctactgtagcactttcgtttgtttatggcaaatattatccaatcatagactaactaggatcaaaagattcgtctcacgatttacagttaaactgcgtaattagtttttgttttcgtctatatttaatgctttatgtatgtgccgcaagattcgatgtgacggggaatcttggaaAATTCTGAGGGGTCAGTATTTTATAATAAGACCTACTGAGACGTGTTGACTTCGCTACCATATCATATTTTTCGTTGACCACGGCTGAGTAGTGACACAGTACTCGCCGTATGCTGTCGAATTCTTCTATTCTTTATTTACCTGCTGGAAATGGTTCTCATTCAGCCATGTCCAATGTACGTACTTCATTGTGGTGATAGTTGTATATGAAAACTACACTTGTGTGGACATTGATAGAGATGCTGAAACTTTGTTATGTGTTCAACATTCTCAGTGCTAAACCTTTCTTTTACGACTGACTTAGCAATTAGTAAAGAGGAAAAGTTCTAAGGAGGTATCAATAATTTTCCCTCAGCAAGATAGGGCCATCATGTGTTTTTACTACATGTTAAGGTGTGCTTCATTTCTTGTAGAAGATCAACGGGGGACGTGGGTTACAACTTAATTAGATCACGTCTGGAAGCCCATTTGCTGTGTCCTTCGAAAGAAAACTATTTTCTTTGTTCATACAATTGCACTTTCTTTCTGATCTGCATGCTGATTTTGATTTATCTAATCTCTAATGTTTCATTTAGGCCTATTGAATTATGTTCACAGTTCGGGGATCAAGACCATCGGGCCAAACTATTCCAAAGAAATTTTCAGACATGAGATACTCCAATGTTTCCTGGACATTCCTTCTACTGCTATGTTTTGTTTCGATGGCAGATGCAGAGTACATGAAGTACAAGGATCCAAAGCAGCCTATTAACTCTAGAATCAGGGATCTTATTGGTAGGATGACCCTTGCTGAAAAAATTGGCCAAATGACACAGATAGAACGCCAAGTTGCATCTGCAAATGTCATGAAAAAGTACTTTATAGGTAAGTTCTATATAAGCCCAGAATCATTTGCCGTCTTTCATATGGCTTCTTGTTTGGGTGATAAAAACAAACGAAGCCTATGGTACTCCACAGCTATAGCTACCACTGTTGTATTCTTCTAAAAAGGCTACCACTGTGGCATTGTCCTATCCATATCCGATGTTATGCAATTTCTAATGTCAAACTTTCACGCTGTTCTGAAGGAAGCATCTTAAGTGGTGGTGGAAGCGTTCCTGCTCCCCAGGCCAGTCCTGCAATTTGGGTGAACATGGTCAATGAATTCCAGAAAGGTGCCTTGTCAACGCGTCTAGGAATTCCATTGATTTATGGAATTGATGCTGTTCATGGTAATAATAATGTCTACAACGCCACTTTATTCCCTCATAACATCGGGCTTGGAGCTACAAGGTACATCCCTGTTAATCTACATGCACATATTGCAATTTGACAAATATATGCTACATGCTTCATAGAAGGCAGCAATTCATATCCATTTAGCAACAAGAATTGTTTCTTGTTAGCAGGCTGATCATGCAAACATCATAAAAAAATTATGTAGCTATATCAACATCTGTATCTTTCTTGTTCTGTTAGGGATCCTGGCCTCATAAAAAGAATTGGTGAAGCAACTGCTCTTGAAGTGCGTGCGACAGGCATTCAATATACTTTTGCTCCATGTATTGCAGTAAGCACGTATAAAATTTGTTGCTTCTACTATGCAAGATCTTTGATGAAGCAAAGTTGAATGAATATAATGCTATATTCTTGTTTCACTTTAAGTTATATTGATCGGGAACTATTCTTATAGCTTGATTTAGGTTTGCAGAGATCCAAGATGGGGTCGATGCTATGAGAGCTACAGTGAGGATCACAAGGTTGTGCAGCAGATGACAGATATTATCCTTGGTCTGCAGGGCGAGATCCCAGTCAATCATACCAAGGGAGTTCCATATGTTGCTGGGAAGTAAGATACTCTTTTCTCAGTGCTGATACAAATATTATGGTACAAAGCCAATATGTAAGGCATTTGCATCTTTATCAAATACTTGGAACCTAATCACTAATCAGCTAAGATGCCTTGATGGGCACTCTATCAGTAACAATATTTTTATAACAAATATTACTTACTATTTTTGTGAATATCTCCTTCGAATGAAATTAGTTTAGGAAAAcaatcagtattcttttttttttttgcgaataaCAATCAGGATTATTATCTCACAGTGTTAAAGAACTTTCTATCTTATGCCTATCCTTATACCTCAGCTTATGGCTTTTGCAGGGATAAGGTTGCTGCTTGTGCTAAACACTATGTTGGTGATGGTGGAACTCATAATGGAATCAATGAGAATAACACAATCATTGATGAACATGGGCTGCTAAGCATTCACATGCCACCATATTATGACTCTATCATAAAGGGTGTTGCTACTGTTATGGTTTCTTACTCAAGCTTGAATGGTGTAAAAATGCATGCCAACCATCACTTAATCACTGGATACCTGAAATCCAAACTGCATTTTAGAGTTAGTAATAATCTGCAGCTTTATCTACATTACTTTGCTGTGATCTAAAACTTAATTTTGGATATCTTGTGACTGCTTGCAGGGTTTCGTGATATCAGATTGGCTAGGAGTAGACCGTATCACCTCACCTCCTGGCGCGAACTATACTTATTCTGTGCAAGCCGGAATCAATGCTGGCATTGATATGGTATGTGGatttcttttgagaaaattattgGTTACTTTCAACTAGCTACTGAGGAAAATTATTATATACCTAGTGGGGAAGGTTTAGTGTTGCAATTGGAGGTGAATTCCTAGTAGGTATTGATAACTC from Sorghum bicolor cultivar BTx623 chromosome 3, Sorghum_bicolor_NCBIv3, whole genome shotgun sequence encodes the following:
- the LOC8072136 gene encoding uncharacterized protein LOC8072136 isoform X1; this translates as MFTVRGSRPSGQTIPKKFSDMRYSNVSWTFLLLLCFVSMADAEYMKYKDPKQPINSRIRDLIGRMTLAEKIGQMTQIERQVASANVMKKYFIGSILSGGGSVPAPQASPAIWVNMVNEFQKGALSTRLGIPLIYGIDAVHGNNNVYNATLFPHNIGLGATRDPGLIKRIGEATALEVRATGIQYTFAPCIAVCRDPRWGRCYESYSEDHKVVQQMTDIILGLQGEIPVNHTKGVPYVAGKDKVAACAKHYVGDGGTHNGINENNTIIDEHGLLSIHMPPYYDSIIKGVATVMVSYSSLNGVKMHANHHLITGYLKSKLHFRGFVISDWLGVDRITSPPGANYTYSVQAGINAGIDMVMVPYNYTDYINDLTSLVHKGVINMSRIDDAVRRILRVKFTMGLFENPLADLSFAEQLGKKEHRELAREAVRKSLVLLKNGNPPEQQFLPLPKRARSILVAGSHASNLGYQCGGWSIKWMGGSGDITTGTTILGAIKSTVADSTSVVYSENPDDSFMKHNDFSFAIIIVGEPPYAETVGDSTDLTMLDPGPDTIRTVCSAVKCAVVIISGRPIVIEPYVPLMEALVAAWLPGTEGQGVADVLFGDYGFTGKLPQTWFKSVDQLPMNVGDPHYDPLYPFGFGLTINSSLPGFSGVDNLGYKKQRVLFVVLCSLLPLVLIS
- the LOC8072136 gene encoding uncharacterized protein LOC8072136 isoform X2, which gives rise to MFTVRGSRPSGQTIPKKFSDMRYSNVSWTFLLLLCFVSMADAEYMKYKDPKQPINSRIRDLIGRMTLAEKIGQMTQIERQVASANVMKKYFIGSILSGGGSVPAPQASPAIWVNMVNEFQKGALSTRLGIPLIYGIDAVHGNNNVYNATLFPHNIGLGATRDPGLIKRIGEATALEVRATGIQYTFAPCIAVCRDPRWGRCYESYSEDHKVVQQMTDIILGLQGEIPVNHTKGVPYVAGKDKVAACAKHYVGDGGTHNGINENNTIIDEHGLLSIHMPPYYDSIIKGVATVMVSYSSLNGVKMHANHHLITGYLKSKLHFRGFVISDWLGVDRITSPPGANYTYSVQAGINAGIDMVMVPYNYTDYINDLTSLVHKGVINMSRIDDAVRRILRVKFTMGLFENPLADLSFAEQLGKKEHRELAREAVRKSLVLLKNGNPPEQQFLPLPKRARSILVAGSHASNLGYQCGGWSIKWMGGSGDITTVIQYPVQEQQFLVP
- the LOC8072136 gene encoding uncharacterized protein LOC8072136 isoform X3, which encodes MFTVRGSRPSGQTIPKKFSDMRYSNVSWTFLLLLCFVSMADAEYMKYKDPKQPINSRIRDLIGRMTLAEKIGQMTQIERQVASANVMKKYFIGSILSGGGSVPAPQASPAIWVNMVNEFQKGALSTRLGIPLIYGIDAVHGNNNVYNATLFPHNIGLGATRDPGLIKRIGEATALEVRATGIQYTFAPCIAVCRDPRWGRCYESYSEDHKVVQQMTDIILGLQGEIPVNHTKGVPYVAGKDKVAACAKHYVGDGGTHNGINENNTIIDEHGLLSIHMPPYYDSIIKGVATVMVSYSSLNGVKMHANHHLITGYLKSKLHFRGFVISDWLGVDRITSPPGANYTYSVQAGINAGIDMVMVPYNYTDYINDLTSLVHKGVINMSRIDDAVRRILRVKFTMGLFENPLADLSFAEQLGKKFFVYS